Genomic window (Candidatus Eisenbacteria bacterium):
CGCGCGCCTTCTCGGTGTTGTTCACGTCGCCGTCGGTGTGGAACACGCGCCCGTCGGGCGGCAGCGCCAGGGCGAACCACAGCGTGGAGTAGCCGTAGCCCGAGCCCATCTCGAACACCCGTTTCGCGCCGGTCATGCGCGCCACCTGGAACAGCACGCGACCGCACTCGGGGCCCACGATGGGGAACTTCTTCTCCGCGGCCACGGCCTCCATCTCGCGCAGCAGCGGGTGATCGTGCTGCGCGAGGCGGAGCAGGTATTCGGCGATGCGCGGCTCGAGGACGTGCGAGGGCATGGCGCCTCCGTGAACGAACCCGGGGCGGCCCCGCGGCCGCCCCGCTATGGATCCGAGCAGTCCCGCATGAACCCGCAGGAGTGGCACACCAGCTTGCAGTGGTGCTCCTGCATGGGCGAGCCGCAGATGTCGCACGGCACCGCTTCGGGACGTCGTCTCACTTCCTTGTCCGGCTGCTTCGGCTCGAAACCCGCATCCCTGGGGAAAAGGTCCATCCTTGGATCCTCCGCGACCGGGGTGTTTCAGCGTTCCTGACGACGATCTAAGGCTGCGGCTTCTTCTGATAGAAGTCCGCGTTCTTCTGGATGAAGTCCTTCCACTTGTCGGGCACATCCACGTCCAGAAAGATCGCGTTCACCGGGCAGGCCGGCTCGCAGGCCGCGCACTCGATGCACTCGTCCGGGTTGATGAACAGCTGGTTCTCCCCGGGGTGAATGCAGTCCACCGGGCAGACCTCCACGCAGGACTTATCAGTCACCCCGAGACAGGGTTCGGTGATCACGTAGGGCATCGCAGGCTCCTTACAGGGCACAAAACTCGGCCGGCCAACCGCGCCATCATCCTCCGGCTCCGCTCCAACGTCAAGGGCCAATTGGAAATAGCTGACTTGACGCCCCCGCCCCGGTACGGCAATCTCCCGGCACCTGAGGCTGGCCGCCTTTCGAATTACATAACTGGAGGTAGTGCTGTGAAACCCTTCGCGGGCAAGGTCGCCTTCGTCACCGGGGGCACCCGGGGCATCGGGCTGGCGACCGCCCGGGAGTTTGCCCGTCGCGGCGCGGACGTGGCCATCTCGTTCTTCACCAACCGCACCCACGCCCAGAACGCTCAGAAGGAGTTGGAGTCCTACGGGGTCCGGGTGGCCCTGCTGCGCGGCAACGTGGGCAATCCCGAGCACGTGGAACAGATGTTCAAGAACCTCGAGGAGAAGCTCGGGCGCCTGGACTTCTACGTGGCCAACGCCGCCATGGGAGTGATGAAGCCCCTCGAAGAGCTGACCCTGGCCGACTGGGACCGCACCATGGAAGTGAACGTGCGTTCCCTGATGCAGGCCGGCCAGCTCTCTCTGAAGCTGATGAAGAAGCACGGCCAGGGCGGACGGATCGTGGCCATCTCCAGCATGGGCGCGGTGCGCTACATCCCCAACTACGCCGCCCTGGGCTCCGCCAAGGCGGCCATCGAGTCGCTGGTCCGCTTCCTGGCGGTGGAGTTCGCGCCCCACAAGGTCTTAGTGAACTGCGTGCACGCCGGCATGGTGGACACCGACTCGCTCAAGCGCTTCCAGGACCGCGAGGCGCTGCTGCAGGACAACCTGCGCCGCACCCCGATGGGCCGCCTCGGCACCCCCGAGGACATTGCCCGGACCGTGGCGATGCTGTGCGGCGAGGAAGCCGGATGGATCGTGGGGCAGAGCGTGGTGGTGGACGGGGGGTTTTCGGTTAATGGGTGAGGAGAGAGCGGGGACGCGCTCAACTCCACGCATTCGGCACAGGTCCCGCTGCTTACCTTACCACTGGTAGACTGGCACGAACCTTCCGACTTCGGGAACGTACATCTTCGGGATTTCAGACTGGACGGGCGATTCGGGCACGTACAGGATGATCACCTTGCCTCTGCGGAGGCGTCTGAGCATTCCCTTGGCGACACCCGAGGCTCTCGCGCGATCCATGCCACACTCGCTCATGAGGAACGGAATTGCCGTACAGTAGACCGGATTGTCGGGATACATTTTAACATGGGCCAGCGATGATCAGTCACCATCGGTCGGAGTGGGTCTGAGGCACTGTCGTCGCTGACATCGCTCTCTCCAGGGGACTTCCCACCGCCACCTCCCCGCTCACGAACGCCTCCCGCCCCGAGTCCGTCAACGCCACCATCCACCTCTCCCCCACTCGGATCCGCATCACGCAGCCGCTGGCGAGCAACACCTCGTCCGGCTCCAGGAACGTGGCGAGCCTTCGCGCTTCGTCCCCGTCCGCGATGAGCCGACACATCTCCTCCACGTCCAGGAACACCGGAACGCGGGGACATGTGCCTTCGGAGAGGAACAAGTACGCCAGGATGCGGACCTCGAGGATGTTGAGGCCGCAGTTGTCCGCCAGCCCCAGCGGGCCGCGCTCGTGGGAGATCCCCGAGGTAAGGCCGAGGACCTCCCGCTCGCGGTGCAGGCGCAGCGCCTCGCACGCGCCCGCCGACTCCCGGCGGGCCCCGATCACCTGCGAGAGGCTCACCAGGTAGTCGAGCGCGGAGTGGAAGGGCTGGATGTCGTGGGCCATGGGGGCTCCTTTGCTCGCGGGCAGGCATGAATGCCTGCCCAACCCCGATAGCCTACGCCATCGGGAGCAACGGTCCCGCGAATGAGACTGTATTCCTGAGGGAAATCAGTACTTCGGACTGCGCGGACGCTCTATTCCAGCGTGCGCGACCACTTCACGAAGTCCTTCGGCGGCGGCTCCGGAAGCGCCTTCACGGCTGTGCGGAAGGCCTCCGCGGACGTCTCGGGCGAAAGCACCTCGGCGTCCCAGCGCCACAGAGTGAGCGCCTGGTGGATGTAGTAGGCGTCGCTGGCGGCGCGGAAGACGTGGGTGACGCTGCCGTCGGCCTGGGCCCGGGCGCCCTTGAACCGCGCGCGGTTGCGCTTCACCTCGGCCGCGGCCTTTCCGCGGAAGCGCATGCGCAGATTGAAGGCGAGTTCCTGGCGCGCGAAGAGGTCGGGGCGGATGTAGTCCTCCCACTCGATGTGCGGGGAGCGCTTGAAGTGCTCCGCCGTCACCTCGAAGCCGAGGATGCGGTCCACGCGGTAGGTGGTGAGCTCGGGCCGCTTCGGATCGCGCGCGAACAGGTAGTCCGCCAGCGGCGCGCACAGGATGCGATGCGGGTGCAGGATGCGCTGGCGCCGGGTGCGGGTGTAGGCCGAGAAGTAGTCGGCGTCCAGGCACAGGCGCTCGTCAACGGCGTGCTGGATCCTGCGCAGCACCGCCGGAAGCTTGGGCGGGCGGATGCCGAAGCACGACCACATCACCTGGTCCTGCAGCGCGCGCCGCAGGCGCATGGGGACCCTCTCCAGCAGGTCGAAGTAGGCCTTGCGGCGCCGCTCGCGCAATTCCTCCACGCCGAGCATGCCGGCCGCGTCAATGTCGGCCAGGTACCCGTCGCGCAATCTCAGGAAATCCTCGACGGTGGGGACGGTGCGGCGGCGCGCGGCCATGGGCGCTCTCCTACTTCCCGGGACGCTTGCCCAGCGTCACGGTGATGGTCACGGGCTGGCCCGCGCGCATCAACTCCACCTTCACCACGTCGCCGGGCTTCCTGGCGCTCAGCGCGTAGAAGTAGTCCTGCAGGTTGCCGACCACCTTGCCGTCGAACTTGACGATCACGTCCTTGCCCAGGATTCCGGCCTTCTCCGCGGGGCTGCCTTCGCGCACGCCGGAGAGCAGCACGCCCTTCACTTCGGGGTTCTCGCCGAAGTCCGGCACGGTGCCCAGGTACGGGCCATAGCCGCCTCCGCCGTAGCCCTCCCCACCCCCGCCGCGGGAGCTGTCCGCCAGTACCTTGGTGAAGGCGATGGCGCTGTCGCGCGCACACAGCGCGCGTGCCACGTCGCTCACCATGGCCAGCACCTTCGCTTCGCCGGGGGCGTTGATCTTGTCCCAGGTGTCGGAGGGCTTGTGGTAGTCGGTGTGCGCGCCGCTGAAGAAGAACAGCACCGGGCGGTCCTTGGCGTAGAAGGAGGTGTGGTCGCTGGGCCCGTAGCCGCTGGCCTGCGGGCTGCTCACGATGCCGCGCGCCTTCGCCGCCTCCGCCAGCAGTCCGGGGAACAGTGGCGAAGTGCCCGCGCCGGCGATGAACACTTTGTCGTCCTTGAGCCGGCCGATCATGTCCATGTTGATCATGGCGGAGATCTTCTCGATGGGCACCGGCGAGTGGTTCACGAAGTGCCCCGAGCCGAAAAGGCCCTCCTCTTCGCCCACGAAGCACACGAACACCACGTTGCGCTTCGGCTTGGTTCCTGCCCCGCTGAAGCATCGCGCCAGTTCCAGCACCCCGGCGGTGCCGGAGGCGTTGTCGTCGGCGCCGAAGTGAATCGCCTTTCGGTCTGGCTCCAGCGAGCCGGGCCCGCCCATTCCGAGGTGGTCGTAATGGGCGCCGATCACCACGCACTCGTCGCGCAGCGCCGCGTCTTCGCCGTGCAGCACGCCGGCCACGTTGGCCACCCGGCGGCGGTCGCGGAGCAGGTCGGTGGCGAGGGAGACGGCCGGGCCTTCCAGCGCCACCGGGCCGGGCTTGCGCGCAGTGTCAATCCGGCCCTGTAGAGCCCCCAGCAGGCTCCCCGTGCTGTCCGGCCGAAGGTCCTTCATGTTCGTGGCCGCCGTCCTGAGCAGCTCCTCCGCCACCTCGCGCCGCACGCTCAGCACCGGAATGTGCCCGCCGCCCACGCCCTGGTCGGAGCGCAGCGGCAGCGCCACGTCCGGTGCGTCCTTGTGACTGGCCGGGCCCAGCACCGCGACGGCGGCGCGGGCCCCATGATTGAACGCGTTGCTGGCCTTGTAGCGCAGGTCGGCGTAGCGGGAGCGGCCGGAGGGACCGAAGGGTGCGGTGGAGTCCTCGTCGGCGGGCAGGTAGCGCAGGAAGAGCGCCACC
Coding sequences:
- a CDS encoding 4Fe-4S binding protein — protein: MPYVITEPCLGVTDKSCVEVCPVDCIHPGENQLFINPDECIECAACEPACPVNAIFLDVDVPDKWKDFIQKNADFYQKKPQP
- a CDS encoding SDR family oxidoreductase; the protein is MKPFAGKVAFVTGGTRGIGLATAREFARRGADVAISFFTNRTHAQNAQKELESYGVRVALLRGNVGNPEHVEQMFKNLEEKLGRLDFYVANAAMGVMKPLEELTLADWDRTMEVNVRSLMQAGQLSLKLMKKHGQGGRIVAISSMGAVRYIPNYAALGSAKAAIESLVRFLAVEFAPHKVLVNCVHAGMVDTDSLKRFQDREALLQDNLRRTPMGRLGTPEDIARTVAMLCGEEAGWIVGQSVVVDGGFSVNG
- a CDS encoding WYL domain-containing protein, which codes for MAARRRTVPTVEDFLRLRDGYLADIDAAGMLGVEELRERRRKAYFDLLERVPMRLRRALQDQVMWSCFGIRPPKLPAVLRRIQHAVDERLCLDADYFSAYTRTRRQRILHPHRILCAPLADYLFARDPKRPELTTYRVDRILGFEVTAEHFKRSPHIEWEDYIRPDLFARQELAFNLRMRFRGKAAAEVKRNRARFKGARAQADGSVTHVFRAASDAYYIHQALTLWRWDAEVLSPETSAEAFRTAVKALPEPPPKDFVKWSRTLE
- a CDS encoding M20/M25/M40 family metallo-hydrolase, whose amino-acid sequence is MRRTLGIALLAVALTAGASLAAPRPPAAGSTALSMSEDFPQPDSAQILKSVRRLASEDFAGRRTGDPGCAAAAAWIAARFAEYGLTPLGDSGTYLQSFEATVGVRDGGHNRLATRGPGGSRTWLPDSDFTALGFSENDSLADVPVVFVGYGVTADEKGYDDYAGVDVKGKVALFLRYLPADEDSTAPFGPSGRSRYADLRYKASNAFNHGARAAVAVLGPASHKDAPDVALPLRSDQGVGGGHIPVLSVRREVAEELLRTAATNMKDLRPDSTGSLLGALQGRIDTARKPGPVALEGPAVSLATDLLRDRRRVANVAGVLHGEDAALRDECVVIGAHYDHLGMGGPGSLEPDRKAIHFGADDNASGTAGVLELARCFSGAGTKPKRNVVFVCFVGEEEGLFGSGHFVNHSPVPIEKISAMINMDMIGRLKDDKVFIAGAGTSPLFPGLLAEAAKARGIVSSPQASGYGPSDHTSFYAKDRPVLFFFSGAHTDYHKPSDTWDKINAPGEAKVLAMVSDVARALCARDSAIAFTKVLADSSRGGGGEGYGGGGYGPYLGTVPDFGENPEVKGVLLSGVREGSPAEKAGILGKDVIVKFDGKVVGNLQDYFYALSARKPGDVVKVELMRAGQPVTITVTLGKRPGK